TCCTTGGCGGCCTGGTCGATCAGCCGGAACAGGGCGAGGAAGATCGGCATCTGCAGCAGGATCGGCAGGCAGGACGCGAACGGGTTGGTGCCCGAGTCCTTGTAGAGCTTCATCGTCTCCTGCGCGAGACGCTCACGGTCGTGGCCGTACTTCTTCTGCAGCTCGCGCACCTTGGGCTGGATGAGCTGCATGTTGCGGCTGGACTTGATCTGCTTGACGAAGAGCGGGATCAGCGCCATCCGGATGACGAGGGTCAGCCCGATGATCGAGAGGACCCACGCGACGCCCGACGTCTCGCCGAACAGGGAGCCGAACAGCTTGTGGAAGCCGACCAGCACCGCCGAGATGACGTAGTAGAGCGGGGCCATGATCGCGCCGCCGATGGCACCGAAGAAGTCGAGCACTCATGCTCCTCGAGTTGCAGGGGACTCCGCGGCCGAGCCGGCGCGGGAGGGAACGGGGTCGTAGCCGCCGGCTGCCCACGGGTGGCAGCGGACCAGACGACGTGCGGCCAGCCAGGTGCCACGCGGGGCGCCGTGCACGGTGACGGCCTCGAGCGCGTAGGCCGAGCAGCTCGGGTGGTAGCGGCAGACCTGGCCGTAGAGGGGGCTGATCGCGAAGCGCCAGGCGCGGATGAACCCGATGAGGAGGTGCTTCATGGGGTGCTCACCCTGCTCAGGGTACGGGCCAGATCGGCGCAGAGGGTGGCGTACGACGCATCGGCCGCGGCCGGGAGCGCACGGACCACGAGCGCAGCACGACCCGGGAGCCCCTCCAGTGCGGGGAGGTGCTCCCGGGTCAGGTGCCGAAGTCGTCTCTTCACACGGTTGCGCGTGGCGGCGTTGCCCACGGACTTGCCGACCGTGAACCCCACCTGCACCGGCGCCGGTGTCGCGTCGGGATCCACCCACAGGTGGACGACGAGCGTCGAGGAGCCGGAACGCCGCCCCTGGCGCACCGTGCGACGGAAGCCGTCAGCGGTGGTGAGGCGGTGGGCAGCGGAGAGCACGGCGGGCGCCGTGGGCCCCGGCCTCAGACGGCCAGGCTCTTGCGGCCCTTGCGGCGCCGGCTGGACAGGATGGCGCGAC
The sequence above is drawn from the Nocardioides sp. zg-1228 genome and encodes:
- the yidD gene encoding membrane protein insertion efficiency factor YidD: MKHLLIGFIRAWRFAISPLYGQVCRYHPSCSAYALEAVTVHGAPRGTWLAARRLVRCHPWAAGGYDPVPSRAGSAAESPATRGA
- the rnpA gene encoding ribonuclease P protein component, giving the protein MLSAAHRLTTADGFRRTVRQGRRSGSSTLVVHLWVDPDATPAPVQVGFTVGKSVGNAATRNRVKRRLRHLTREHLPALEGLPGRAALVVRALPAAADASYATLCADLARTLSRVSTP